A region from the Vicia villosa cultivar HV-30 ecotype Madison, WI linkage group LG3, Vvil1.0, whole genome shotgun sequence genome encodes:
- the LOC131657920 gene encoding uncharacterized protein LOC131657920, whose translation MIVEYRVRVNTSLVATKFLFSCCMPFRGSDESINSLFKGSFLELVVTLKKINSEIASVINCAPGNNLITAPKIQKDLPAACASETTQQIICDIADDVFCVLIDECGDVARKEQIIRGKRYDGASNMRGNFGGLRTLIQNMNPSAYYVHYFAHQLQLALVACAKTHKDVSGFLRQELPRDKQVTQFAKLIEEGQIETGSGLNQESSIARAGDTHWGSHVRTLTSLMTLYDAIIGVLEEVGNDTSFEKHGETMLLLDVLQSFDLIFILYMMVEIVEFTND comes from the exons ATGATTGTTGAATATCGTGTTCGTGTAAACACATCCCTTGTAGCTACGAAGTTTCTTTTTAGTTGTTGCATGCCATTTAGAGGTAGTGATGAGTCTATTAACTCTTTGTTTAAGGGGTCATTTCTTGAGTTGGTGGTCACTTTAAAGAAAATTAACTCAGAGATAGCTAGTGTAATAAATTGTGCTCCTGGAAATAACCTTATAACTGCCCCTAAGATTCAAAAGGATCTTCCTGCTGCTTGTGCTAGTGAAACAACTCAACAAATTATATGTGATATTGCGGATGATGTGTTTTGTGTTTTGATTGATGAATGTGGTGATGTTGCTCGCAAAGAACAAAT CATTAGGGGGAAAAGGTATGATGGAGCTAGCAATATGAGAGGTAACTTTGGTGGTTTGAGAACTTTAATCCAAAATATGAATCCATCTGCTTATTATGTGCATTATTTCGCCCATCAACTTCAACTGGCACTTGTTGCATGTGCTAAGACTCACAAAGATGTTAGTGGTTTTTTG AGACAAGAATTACCTCGAGACAAACAAGTAACTCAGTTTGCTAAATTGATTGAAGAGGGCCAAATAGAAACAGGTAGTGGATTAAATCAAGAATCATCTATTGCTAGAGCGGGTGATACTCATTGGGGTTCCCATGTTAGGACTCTCACAAGTTTGATGACGTTGTATGATGCCATTATTGGAGTACTTGAAGAAGTTGGGAATGATACGTCATTTGAAAAACATGGTGAAACTATGCTTTTGTTAGATGTGCTTCAATCCTTTGATTTAATCTTCATATTATATATGATGGTTGAGATTGTagaatttacaaatgattag